The following proteins are encoded in a genomic region of Heptranchias perlo isolate sHepPer1 chromosome 6, sHepPer1.hap1, whole genome shotgun sequence:
- the LOC137322743 gene encoding uncharacterized protein — MTTIDTTNCRLTVERISKKIAHLDTDIKFLQSCKKADKIPKGLQITNPLKSTYNSDYAERLCRRTSRTLRNHLIHQLYSRRHNLETKIESILSTCTQDTADQLRYTAKQTRQRNYAAYMKTKSRKLEKLGITTSNDQASPGTTVATTGKSIVNLSDHTLQPDEIEVLSRGLNFCPTTKMDPTSLAADTEEFIRRMRLREFYHKPQDFSSEPNETIDDPEQQTEGSAVQQPKRKESNWTPPEGRCPQLDMYAQAVRKCVNARFISRTQKTVQNVTQAQRNAINALKTNRNIVIKPADKGGAIVIQNRTDYCKEAYRQLDNQEHYRRLPADPTKEHTHQLNKLIKTFDPDLQSILRILIPRNPRVGDFYCLPKIHKANTPGRPIVSGNGTLCENLSGYIEGILKPIVQGTPSFCRDTTDFLQKLSTHGPVEPGTLLTTMDVSALYTSIPHDDGIAATASILNTNNSQSPEAILQLIRFILDHNVFTFDNQFFTQTHGTAMGTKFAPQYANIFMHKFEQDFFTAQDLQPTLYTRYIDDIFFLWTHGKESLKRLHDNINKFHPTIKLTMDYSSESVSFLDTRISLKDGHLSTSLYCKPTDNLTMLHFSSFHPNHVKEAIPYGQALRIHRVCSDEEERDGHLQTLKDA, encoded by the coding sequence atgactaccatcgacaccacaaactgccggctcacagtggaaaggatatccaagaagatcgcgcatttagacacagacatcaagtttttacagagctgcaagaaagcagacaagatcccgaaaggactccagatcacgaacccactcaagtccacatacaactcggattacgctgagagactctgccgccgtacctctcgcacactccgcaaccatctcatacaccaactctacagcagacgccacaacctcgaaaccaagatagagtccatactctcaacctgtactcaggacacagcagaccagctacgttataccgccaaacagacgaggcaacggaactacgctgcctacatgaaaaccaagagcaggaagcttgagaaactcggcatcaccaccagcaacgaccaagcttcccctggtaccacggttgcaaccacagggaagtctattgtcaatttatccgaccacacccttcaaccagacgaaatcgaagttctcagccgagggctcaatttctgccccactaccaaaatggaccccactagtctcgcggcggacacagaggaattcatcaggagaatgaggctccgggaattctaccacaaaccccaagatttcagcagcgaacccaatgagacaatcgacgatccggaacagcagacagagggatccgcggtacagcaaccgaagaggaaagagtcaaactggactcctccggagggtcgctgccctcagctggacatgtatgctcaagctgtcaggaaatgcgtcaatgccagattcatcagccgcactcagaagacagtccagaatgtcacccaagcacaacgcaacgccatcaacgctctcaagaccaaccgcaacatcgtcatcaaaccagcggacaaaggaggagccatagtcatacagaacagaacagactattgcaaagaagcataccgacaactggacaaccaggaacactacagacggttacccgcagatccgaccaaagaacacacccaccagctcaacaaactgatcaagaccttcgatccagaccttcaaagcatcctacgcattctcatcccacgtaatccccgcgtgggagacttctactgcctcccaaagatacacaaagccaacacacccggacgtcccatcgtatcaggcaacggaaccctgtgtgagaacctctctggatacatcgagggcatcctgaaacccatcgtacagggaacccccagcttctgtcgcgacactacagacttcctacaaaaactcagtacccacggaccagttgaaccaggaacacttctcaccacgatggacgtctcggcactatacaccagtatcccccacgatgacggcatcgctgcgacagcatcaatactcaacaccaacaacagccaatctccggaagccatcctacaactcatccgcttcatcctggatcacaatgtcttcaccttcgataaccagttctttacccaaacacacggaacagccatggggaccaaattcgcaccccaatacgccaacattttcatgcacaagttcgagcaggacttcttcactgcacaagacctccaaccaacactatacaccagatacatcgacgacattttctttctatggacccacggcaaggaatcactaaagagactacacgataacatcaacaagttccatcccaccatcaagctcaccatggactactcctcagaatcagtttctttcttggacacacgaatctccctcaaagacgggcacctcagcacctcactctactgcaagcccacggacaacctcacgatgctccacttttccagcttccaccctaaccacgtcaaagaggccatcccctatggacaggccctgcgaatacacagggtctgctcagacgaggaggaacgcgatggacacctacagacgctgaaagacgcctag